A single window of Nocardia higoensis DNA harbors:
- a CDS encoding glyoxalase: MNIIADQATIESVILEVADPAAAQAFYDAAFGLGDRVRVRATEAPSTGFRGFVLSLVVSQPSIVDSLVGTAVAAGATILKPAAKSFWGYSAVVQAPDGAVWKIATSAKKDTGPATREIDDFVVLLGVDKVKATKQFYVEHGLTVAKSFGSKYVEFASTPSSITLALYGRRSAAKEAGLSPEGTGSHRLVFGGTVGAFTDPDGYVWENVRS, from the coding sequence ATGAACATCATCGCAGATCAGGCCACTATCGAGTCCGTGATCCTCGAGGTCGCCGACCCCGCCGCCGCGCAGGCATTTTACGACGCCGCGTTCGGTCTCGGCGACAGGGTGCGTGTGCGCGCTACCGAGGCGCCGTCGACCGGCTTCCGGGGCTTCGTCCTCTCCTTGGTGGTGTCGCAGCCGAGCATCGTCGACAGTCTCGTCGGCACCGCCGTCGCGGCAGGCGCGACGATACTCAAGCCCGCCGCGAAGAGTTTCTGGGGCTACAGCGCCGTGGTCCAGGCTCCCGACGGCGCCGTCTGGAAGATCGCCACGTCGGCGAAGAAGGACACCGGTCCGGCGACGCGCGAGATCGACGACTTCGTGGTGCTGCTCGGCGTCGACAAAGTGAAGGCGACCAAGCAGTTCTATGTCGAGCACGGGTTGACGGTGGCGAAGAGCTTCGGCAGCAAGTACGTCGAGTTCGCCTCCACCCCGTCGTCGATCACGCTCGCGCTCTACGGGCGCCGCTCGGCGGCCAAGGAGGCGGGGCTGTCGCCGGAGGGCACCGGGTCGCACCGGTTGGTCTTCGGCGGAACCGTGGGCGCGTTCACCGATCCGGACGGCTACGTGTGGGAGAACGTCCGGTCTTGA
- a CDS encoding MFS transporter, translating to MKVLADTTPLRDTDFRRLWTSGIVTTIGAQLSVVAVPQQIFQITGSSGYVGLAGLFGLVPLIVFGLWGGALADVMDRRVLLLITTSGTGLTALTFWLQAAAGVNNVWVVLGLFAVQQAFFAVNQPTRSATIPRLLPESQLAAANSLNMTVMQFGAIAGPVLAGALIPVIGLSMLYLIDAIALLATLWAVWRLPALPPLGQARTAGLRSVLDGFAYLAEHRVLLASFAVDIIAMVFGMARALYPEIAHETFGDPITGGVILGLLFASMSAGAVLGGVFSGWIPRVQRQGLAVTVCIVLWGVSMIGFGAAVGFSGHGLAPAVALGLALACSTFGGAVDMVSAALRMTMLQQVATDEMRGRLQGVFIVVVAGGPRIGDVLHGFAAASVGTAVAASGGGALVVIGVVISALMFPTFIRYRVRRLEARTGQPLRSQ from the coding sequence GTGAAAGTGCTCGCCGACACCACCCCGCTCCGCGATACCGACTTCCGGCGCCTGTGGACGTCGGGGATCGTCACCACCATCGGCGCACAGCTCTCGGTTGTCGCGGTTCCCCAGCAGATCTTCCAGATCACCGGCAGCTCCGGTTACGTCGGCCTGGCCGGATTGTTCGGCCTGGTGCCGTTGATCGTGTTCGGCCTGTGGGGCGGCGCGTTGGCCGACGTCATGGACCGCCGCGTCCTGCTGCTCATCACCACCTCCGGCACCGGCCTGACCGCCCTGACGTTCTGGTTACAGGCCGCGGCGGGGGTGAACAACGTGTGGGTCGTGCTCGGCTTGTTCGCGGTGCAACAGGCGTTCTTCGCCGTGAACCAGCCCACCCGCAGCGCGACCATCCCCCGGCTGCTGCCGGAGAGCCAATTGGCGGCCGCCAATTCCCTGAACATGACCGTGATGCAGTTCGGCGCGATCGCCGGACCCGTCCTCGCGGGCGCCCTCATCCCGGTGATCGGCCTGTCGATGTTGTACCTCATCGACGCGATCGCACTGCTCGCCACGCTGTGGGCGGTGTGGCGGCTGCCCGCGCTGCCGCCGCTCGGTCAGGCGCGCACCGCCGGACTGCGGTCGGTGCTGGACGGTTTCGCCTACCTGGCCGAGCATCGCGTACTGCTCGCCTCCTTCGCCGTCGACATCATCGCCATGGTCTTCGGTATGGCGCGCGCGTTGTATCCGGAGATCGCGCACGAGACCTTCGGCGACCCGATCACCGGCGGCGTCATCCTCGGCCTGCTGTTCGCCTCCATGTCGGCGGGCGCGGTCCTCGGTGGGGTCTTCTCCGGCTGGATTCCCCGTGTGCAGCGCCAGGGCCTGGCCGTCACGGTCTGCATCGTCCTGTGGGGCGTGTCCATGATCGGCTTCGGCGCCGCCGTCGGCTTCAGCGGACATGGCCTCGCCCCGGCCGTGGCCCTTGGGCTCGCCCTCGCCTGCTCGACTTTCGGCGGCGCGGTGGACATGGTGTCGGCCGCATTGCGGATGACGATGCTCCAGCAGGTCGCTACCGACGAGATGCGCGGGCGGCTCCAAGGTGTGTTCATCGTCGTGGTGGCGGGCGGGCCGCGCATCGGCGACGTACTGCACGGGTTCGCCGCGGCGAGCGTGGGCACTGCCGTCGCTGCCTCGGGTGGCGGTGCGCTGGTGGTAATCGGCGTCGTGATCTCCGCCCTGATGTTCCCGACCTTCATCCGCTACCGGGTGCGCAGGCTGGAGGCCCGAACTGGTCAACCGTTGAGATCGCAATAG
- a CDS encoding nuclear transport factor 2 family protein, with amino-acid sequence MTDDAASNLLWRYESAFNANDADAMNALFWDDSTFVNFSGGLVTSRNELLAKQRFVFAPGGPLHDVSVRYQHEATIELAPTIVQVVARQRTRDSVDPADDPMHGLIILTAESRGDEWRIRTGQNTPASTS; translated from the coding sequence ATGACCGACGATGCAGCGTCGAACTTGTTGTGGCGGTATGAGAGCGCATTCAATGCCAACGACGCCGACGCCATGAATGCGCTGTTCTGGGACGACAGCACCTTCGTCAACTTCAGCGGCGGTCTGGTGACCAGCAGAAATGAGCTACTCGCCAAACAGCGGTTCGTGTTCGCTCCGGGCGGCCCCCTGCACGACGTCAGCGTCCGATACCAGCACGAGGCGACGATCGAGCTCGCCCCCACGATCGTGCAGGTGGTGGCTCGGCAACGCACCCGAGACAGCGTCGACCCGGCTGACGATCCCATGCACGGCCTGATCATCCTGACCGCCGAGTCCCGCGGCGACGAATGGCGGATCCGCACGGGGCAGAACACGCCCGCGAGCACCAGTTAG
- a CDS encoding NAD(P)-dependent alcohol dehydrogenase produces MKALQYRTIGGSPELVEVPDPEPGPGQVLLKMTAAGVCHSDFVVMSWSEAELPFPLPLTLGHEGVGTVAALGAGVTGVAVGEDVAVYGPWGCGTCPPCAGGRENYCLRTMELGIFPPGLGSPGAIAEYMIVDDVRHLEPLRGLDPIRAVPLTDAGLTPYHAIKRSLPKLVPGSTAVVIGAGGLGHVAVQILRALSPARVIALDTMADKLELARSVGAHEVLTSDEHAAGKVKDLTGGRGATVVLDFVGAPSTTATAAACVAMEGDLTVVGVGSGAVPVGFGSPPYEVTVTAPYWGSRTELREVLDLARAGALDVHVETFAMDDAPEAYKRLHAGTIDGRAVILPNG; encoded by the coding sequence ATGAAGGCTTTGCAGTATCGGACGATCGGTGGATCACCGGAACTGGTCGAGGTGCCCGATCCGGAACCAGGGCCGGGGCAGGTGCTGTTGAAGATGACCGCGGCGGGTGTCTGCCACTCCGATTTCGTGGTCATGTCCTGGTCCGAGGCCGAACTGCCGTTCCCGTTGCCGCTCACCCTCGGCCACGAAGGCGTGGGGACGGTCGCCGCCCTCGGCGCGGGCGTCACCGGAGTCGCCGTGGGAGAAGACGTCGCGGTGTACGGACCATGGGGGTGCGGCACCTGTCCGCCGTGCGCGGGCGGCCGGGAGAACTACTGCCTGCGCACGATGGAGCTGGGCATCTTCCCGCCCGGCCTGGGCTCGCCCGGCGCCATCGCCGAATACATGATCGTGGACGACGTCCGCCACTTGGAGCCGTTGCGCGGCCTCGACCCGATTCGCGCGGTGCCGCTCACCGACGCCGGCCTCACCCCGTACCACGCGATCAAACGCTCGTTGCCCAAGCTCGTGCCCGGCTCGACCGCGGTGGTCATCGGCGCGGGCGGGCTCGGCCACGTGGCCGTGCAGATCCTGCGCGCCCTCAGTCCCGCGCGGGTGATCGCGCTGGACACCATGGCGGACAAGCTGGAACTGGCGCGTTCGGTGGGCGCGCACGAAGTGCTGACCTCCGACGAACACGCCGCCGGAAAGGTCAAGGATCTCACCGGAGGCCGCGGCGCGACAGTGGTACTCGACTTCGTGGGCGCCCCGTCGACGACCGCCACCGCCGCGGCCTGCGTCGCGATGGAGGGCGATCTGACGGTGGTGGGCGTCGGCAGCGGCGCGGTGCCGGTCGGCTTCGGCTCACCGCCGTACGAGGTCACCGTGACCGCGCCGTACTGGGGCTCTCGTACCGAACTGCGTGAGGTGCTCGATCTGGCTCGGGCCGGTGCGCTCGACGTGCATGTGGAGACCTTCGCCATGGACGACGCACCCGAGGCCTACAAGCGCTTGCACGCCGGGACGATCGACGGGCGCGCTGTCATCCTGCCGAACGGCTGA
- a CDS encoding MarR family winged helix-turn-helix transcriptional regulator — protein sequence MYHDTDKDVCAKWSETLRLYHGTSSELENVLQARHQLGLSEFELLQILAGRCGEESSEKAKMKDIEAAMYLSQSALSRTVTRLEKAGLVERAACDFDRRANFLKLTPEGRERLESARPTHKEILRKHFA from the coding sequence ATGTACCACGACACCGACAAAGATGTCTGCGCGAAGTGGTCCGAAACGCTCCGGCTCTACCACGGCACCTCGTCGGAGCTGGAGAACGTGCTCCAAGCGCGCCACCAGCTCGGCCTCAGCGAATTCGAGCTGCTGCAGATCCTCGCGGGCCGCTGCGGCGAGGAGTCTTCGGAGAAGGCCAAGATGAAGGACATCGAAGCCGCGATGTACCTGAGCCAGAGCGCGCTCTCGCGCACCGTGACCCGGCTGGAGAAGGCCGGGCTGGTGGAGCGCGCGGCCTGCGATTTCGACCGCCGCGCCAACTTCCTGAAGCTCACCCCCGAGGGGCGGGAACGGCTCGAGTCGGCTCGCCCGACGCACAAGGAGATCCTGCGCAAGCACTTCGCCTGA
- a CDS encoding MFS transporter, translated as MFLDALDVSMVGVALPSIGHDLGLDTSALQWVVNGYILGYGGLLLLGGRAADLLGRRQVFLTALVVFGIASLVGGLVDDGALLIATRIVKGLAAAFTAPAALSIVTTTFKEGPDRNRALSIFTIFGATGYASGLIVSGLLTGIDWRLTFYMPVAVVAIVLVTAWFVVPRTTEKEEGGIDFTGAVLLTGGMLSAVYTIVTAPETGFTATVIATTILAVGLLGAFFVVENRVGHPLVRLSIFKVRSIVRANLAALAIFGSYLSFQTIVSLYLQNTLEWEPLQMALAMAPAGIIVAILSPMAGKLIDRFGTAPMIIAALTSFVAGYLWFLARGGNPDPTYVLDYLPAFLLLGLGFALGFSSVMVQATEGIADHEQGLASGLVQTSLQIGGAVVLAITTGLISGAATDGIAGYRPGLYLVTLVAAIGLVASASALLARKQAVAELA; from the coding sequence ATGTTCCTCGACGCCCTCGACGTCTCCATGGTCGGCGTCGCCCTGCCCTCCATCGGCCACGACCTCGGCCTGGACACCTCCGCACTGCAGTGGGTCGTCAACGGCTACATCCTCGGCTACGGCGGACTGCTGCTGCTGGGCGGACGAGCCGCCGACCTGCTCGGCCGACGGCAGGTCTTCCTCACCGCGCTGGTGGTCTTCGGCATCGCCTCCCTCGTCGGCGGGCTCGTCGACGACGGCGCACTACTGATCGCCACCCGCATCGTGAAGGGCCTCGCCGCCGCCTTCACCGCGCCCGCCGCGCTCTCGATCGTCACCACGACGTTCAAGGAAGGCCCCGACCGCAACCGGGCCCTGTCGATCTTCACCATCTTCGGCGCCACCGGCTACGCCTCCGGCCTGATCGTGTCCGGCCTGCTCACCGGCATCGACTGGCGGCTGACCTTCTACATGCCGGTCGCGGTCGTCGCGATCGTGCTCGTCACCGCATGGTTCGTGGTGCCCCGCACCACCGAGAAAGAGGAAGGCGGCATCGATTTCACCGGCGCCGTCCTGCTGACCGGCGGCATGCTGTCGGCGGTCTACACGATCGTCACCGCACCCGAGACCGGCTTCACCGCCACCGTCATCGCGACCACCATCCTCGCGGTCGGCCTGCTCGGCGCCTTCTTCGTGGTGGAGAATCGCGTCGGCCACCCGCTGGTGCGGCTGAGCATCTTCAAGGTGCGGTCGATCGTGCGGGCGAACCTCGCCGCGCTGGCCATCTTCGGCTCCTACCTGAGCTTCCAGACGATCGTCTCGCTGTACCTGCAGAACACGCTGGAATGGGAGCCGCTGCAGATGGCGCTGGCGATGGCGCCCGCGGGCATCATCGTGGCCATCCTCTCGCCTATGGCGGGCAAGCTCATCGACCGCTTCGGCACCGCGCCGATGATCATCGCCGCCCTCACCTCGTTCGTCGCCGGCTACCTGTGGTTCCTCGCCCGCGGCGGCAATCCTGACCCGACCTACGTGCTCGACTACCTCCCGGCCTTCCTGCTGCTCGGCCTCGGCTTCGCGCTCGGCTTCTCCTCGGTCATGGTCCAGGCGACCGAAGGCATCGCCGACCACGAACAGGGCCTGGCCTCCGGCCTCGTGCAGACCTCGCTGCAGATCGGCGGCGCGGTGGTGCTCGCCATCACCACCGGCCTGATCAGCGGCGCCGCCACCGACGGCATCGCCGGCTACCGGCCGGGGCTCTACCTGGTCACCCTGGTCGCGGCGATCGGACTGGTCGCCTCGGCCTCGGCCCTGCTCGCCCGCAAGCAGGCGGTCGCCGAACTCGCCTGA
- a CDS encoding alpha/beta hydrolase, with product MHETNLVRGWECKRGTGSLRGRFRRAGAVVAAVMLTTLAGGAVAGAVPGDVVKSRAPAGGYEELVVPSGMGPIKIQVQWAARGGDSALYVLDGLRAPHDHSQWTSDTGVLQRFAGDNVTLVFPVGGHSSFYTDWYRPSSTNGQVTTYKWETFLTEELPAFLAGYGVSRTDNAIVGASMGGGAALTLAAHHRDQFKFAGSFSGFLNPTFPMWNEAIRAALWDEGRFNVDDMWGPPGDPAWSRNDPTVQAELLRGLPMYVSAGAGLPGAPDVPYGVGNTMNAMGLELIARAAARIFGDRVAALGIPAHIEIVDGTHTWPYWERAIATARPMILDALGAH from the coding sequence ATGCACGAAACGAACCTGGTGAGGGGATGGGAGTGCAAGAGGGGCACCGGCTCGCTGCGAGGGCGGTTTCGCAGGGCCGGTGCGGTTGTCGCGGCGGTGATGCTGACGACCTTGGCCGGCGGAGCGGTGGCCGGTGCGGTGCCGGGCGATGTCGTGAAATCACGGGCACCGGCCGGTGGGTACGAGGAGCTCGTCGTGCCGTCCGGCATGGGGCCGATCAAGATCCAGGTGCAGTGGGCGGCGCGCGGCGGCGATTCGGCGCTCTATGTGCTCGACGGCCTCCGTGCGCCGCACGATCACAGTCAGTGGACCAGCGATACCGGCGTGCTGCAGCGGTTCGCCGGTGACAATGTCACGCTGGTGTTCCCGGTCGGCGGGCACTCCAGCTTCTACACCGACTGGTACCGGCCGAGCAGCACCAACGGCCAGGTCACCACGTACAAGTGGGAAACCTTTCTCACCGAGGAGTTGCCTGCCTTCCTCGCGGGATACGGGGTCTCGCGGACCGACAACGCCATCGTGGGCGCGTCCATGGGCGGAGGGGCGGCGCTGACGCTGGCCGCGCACCATCGCGACCAGTTCAAGTTCGCCGGATCCTTCTCCGGATTCCTGAATCCGACCTTCCCGATGTGGAACGAGGCGATCCGCGCGGCGCTGTGGGACGAGGGCCGGTTCAATGTGGACGACATGTGGGGCCCGCCCGGCGACCCTGCCTGGAGTCGCAACGATCCCACGGTGCAGGCCGAGCTGCTGCGCGGCCTGCCGATGTACGTATCGGCCGGTGCCGGCCTGCCCGGGGCTCCCGATGTGCCGTACGGGGTGGGCAACACGATGAACGCGATGGGGCTGGAGCTGATCGCGAGGGCCGCCGCCCGCATCTTCGGCGATCGAGTCGCGGCCCTGGGCATCCCGGCTCATATCGAGATCGTCGACGGGACCCACACCTGGCCCTACTGGGAACGGGCGATCGCCACCGCGCGCCCGATGATTCTCGACGCGCTCGGCGCCCACTGA
- a CDS encoding NAD(P)H-binding protein, which translates to MIVVTGATGNVGRPLVQMLADAGEQVTALSRRAPGGLPEGVRHVPVDLTNVAELAPAVRGASALFLLLGPGAFGADVPAILAAARAEGVSRVVLLSSQGVATRPDSASHGQFGKSVEVAVQESGLEWTLLRPSGFQSNALWWAEQVRGERAVSAPFGDVGVPFVDPEDIAAVAAAALRQDGHAGRMYVLTGPVPESPRERVRVLGEVLGEPVRFVEQSPREAREAMLRQMPADAADTTLAILGSPTAEELRISPDVEHVLGRAPRPFAAWAQRNIAAFR; encoded by the coding sequence ATGATTGTGGTGACCGGTGCGACCGGCAATGTCGGACGTCCCCTGGTGCAGATGCTCGCCGATGCCGGTGAGCAGGTGACAGCGCTGTCCCGCCGCGCGCCGGGCGGGCTGCCGGAGGGGGTGCGGCACGTGCCCGTCGACCTGACGAATGTCGCGGAGCTGGCGCCCGCCGTACGAGGAGCGTCCGCGCTGTTCCTGCTCCTCGGGCCCGGGGCCTTCGGCGCGGATGTGCCCGCGATCCTCGCGGCCGCGCGTGCCGAGGGCGTGAGCAGGGTCGTGCTCCTGTCGTCACAGGGGGTGGCGACCAGGCCGGACAGCGCCTCCCACGGGCAGTTCGGGAAGTCCGTCGAAGTGGCGGTGCAGGAGTCGGGACTCGAGTGGACATTGCTGCGGCCGAGCGGATTCCAGTCGAACGCGCTGTGGTGGGCCGAGCAGGTGCGCGGCGAGCGGGCGGTCAGCGCGCCCTTCGGTGATGTGGGCGTGCCCTTCGTCGATCCGGAGGACATCGCGGCGGTGGCGGCGGCCGCCTTGCGCCAGGACGGCCACGCCGGCCGGATGTATGTCCTGACCGGGCCCGTGCCGGAATCGCCGCGCGAGCGGGTGCGGGTCCTCGGTGAGGTTCTCGGCGAGCCGGTGCGGTTCGTGGAGCAGAGTCCGCGGGAGGCGCGGGAGGCGATGCTGAGGCAGATGCCCGCGGACGCGGCCGACACGACTCTGGCCATCCTCGGTAGTCCCACCGCGGAGGAATTGCGCATCAGTCCCGATGTCGAGCACGTGCTGGGTCGTGCGCCCCGGCCCTTCGCCGCGTGGGCGCAACGCAATATCGCCGCCTTCCGCTGA
- a CDS encoding TetR/AcrR family transcriptional regulator, which yields MTNSVESGGRRPGKRERLAAAAAEVFHRQGVEKTTIADIARAAEVPVGNVYYYFKTKDELVRAAIGAHARTLDDMIAELDELDDPADRLRAMVRGWTENRDMAARFGCPTGTLATELDKRRDGLDSELADVMRALVEWSEQQFARMGRSDAHELAVALIAAYQGISLLTNTFRDPELMETEGHRLERWIDSLAGPGMP from the coding sequence GTGACCAACTCAGTCGAGTCCGGGGGCAGACGTCCGGGAAAGCGCGAGCGGTTGGCCGCCGCGGCCGCCGAGGTGTTCCACCGGCAGGGTGTGGAGAAGACCACCATCGCCGACATCGCGCGCGCCGCGGAGGTGCCGGTGGGCAACGTGTACTACTACTTCAAAACGAAGGACGAACTCGTCCGCGCCGCGATCGGCGCGCACGCCCGGACCCTCGACGACATGATCGCCGAACTGGACGAACTCGACGACCCGGCCGACCGGTTACGCGCCATGGTGCGCGGCTGGACCGAAAATCGTGACATGGCAGCGCGATTCGGTTGCCCGACCGGCACCCTGGCCACCGAGCTGGACAAGCGCCGCGACGGCCTGGACAGTGAACTGGCCGACGTCATGCGAGCGCTGGTGGAGTGGTCCGAACAGCAGTTCGCCCGGATGGGCCGCTCCGACGCCCACGAACTGGCTGTCGCACTGATCGCCGCTTATCAGGGAATCTCGCTTCTCACCAACACTTTTCGCGATCCCGAACTGATGGAGACCGAGGGCCACCGCCTGGAGCGTTGGATCGACTCGCTGGCCGGTCCTGGCATGCCCTAG
- a CDS encoding group III truncated hemoglobin: MTVQAERSDLITRADIEALLRAFYSRALIDEELIEPFTELREKGLESHLPVMCDFWETVLFGTKSYRGSALAVHTRLHQQHPLTVAHFQRWLALWTEVVDERYAGPFAARAVLQASRMARAMSRQITKDRSWTLGGPGEPRHT; this comes from the coding sequence ATGACAGTGCAGGCGGAGCGCAGCGATCTGATCACCCGCGCGGACATCGAAGCGCTGTTGCGCGCCTTCTACTCCAGAGCGTTGATCGACGAAGAGCTGATCGAGCCCTTCACCGAACTCCGCGAGAAGGGCCTGGAATCCCACCTGCCGGTGATGTGCGACTTCTGGGAAACGGTGTTGTTCGGCACCAAGTCCTACCGAGGCAGCGCGCTCGCCGTCCATACCCGCCTGCACCAGCAGCACCCGCTCACCGTCGCGCATTTCCAGCGCTGGCTGGCTTTGTGGACCGAGGTTGTCGACGAGCGATATGCCGGTCCGTTCGCCGCACGCGCGGTACTCCAGGCGTCGCGCATGGCCCGGGCGATGAGCCGCCAGATCACCAAGGATCGGAGCTGGACCTTGGGCGGGCCAGGCGAGCCGCGCCATACCTGA
- a CDS encoding NAD(P)H-binding protein produces the protein MTILVTGATANIGRKVVDHLLARGANDIRALTTNPRKAALPSAVQVAEGYLRRPDTLPAAFEGVDRMYLAPTPDNVTEVLALARAAGVRHVVDLSGEPESWWGGVCTAVEDSGMAWTHLWPGDFMENTLIWAQQIREIGAVLEPLPEAASAPIAMDDIAAVAATALLTDTHLGRAYPLAGPEILTRTDLVRHLAEALGRSITFRRASREETIAVLTPAMGDTATWYVDNVLTSFDVPASALPITSVQEITGRPATTFARWAADNAARFAGD, from the coding sequence ATGACCATCCTGGTGACAGGGGCCACCGCGAACATCGGCCGCAAAGTCGTCGACCACCTGCTCGCGCGGGGCGCCAACGATATTCGCGCGCTCACCACCAACCCGCGCAAGGCCGCGCTCCCCTCCGCGGTGCAGGTGGCCGAGGGCTACCTCCGCCGACCGGACACCCTGCCCGCGGCGTTCGAAGGGGTGGATCGGATGTACCTGGCGCCCACACCCGACAACGTCACCGAGGTGCTCGCACTGGCCCGCGCGGCCGGTGTGCGGCATGTCGTCGATCTTTCCGGTGAGCCGGAGAGCTGGTGGGGCGGCGTCTGCACGGCCGTCGAGGACAGCGGCATGGCCTGGACTCATCTGTGGCCGGGGGATTTCATGGAGAACACCCTGATCTGGGCGCAGCAGATCCGCGAGATCGGTGCTGTCCTGGAGCCGCTGCCCGAGGCCGCGAGCGCGCCGATCGCCATGGACGACATCGCCGCTGTCGCCGCCACCGCCCTGCTGACCGACACACATCTCGGCCGGGCCTACCCGCTGGCGGGGCCGGAGATCCTCACCCGCACCGACCTGGTCCGGCATCTCGCCGAGGCACTCGGCCGCAGCATCACCTTCCGGCGGGCATCCCGTGAGGAGACCATCGCCGTTCTGACCCCCGCCATGGGCGACACCGCGACCTGGTACGTCGACAACGTTCTGACCAGTTTCGACGTGCCGGCTTCAGCTCTGCCGATCACCAGCGTCCAGGAGATCACCGGCAGGCCCGCGACGACCTTCGCCCGGTGGGCCGCCGACAACGCCGCGCGTTTCGCTGGCGACTGA
- a CDS encoding AMP-binding protein, translating into MAANLEPPRVARGLTHETGSSQMPVGSESIALVFEERSYSRLELDELAAGLAADLALRGVRAGDRVALMSSNRPELVVAVLAIWRLGSAVVLISPAWKNDEVVHALATDCAVFGVPDAADGEAVIAAVHAGEPVTEEELVDLVGSRLATYKKPRRIVFVPEIPRLP; encoded by the coding sequence ATGGCGGCGAACCTCGAGCCGCCCCGGGTAGCACGCGGTCTCACCCACGAGACGGGATCATCTCAAATGCCTGTTGGGAGCGAATCCATCGCCCTCGTCTTCGAGGAGCGCTCCTACAGCCGCCTCGAACTCGACGAACTCGCCGCCGGCCTGGCTGCCGACCTCGCCCTCCGCGGTGTCCGGGCCGGTGACCGGGTGGCGCTGATGTCGTCCAACCGGCCGGAGCTCGTCGTCGCCGTGCTGGCGATCTGGCGGCTCGGCTCGGCGGTCGTGCTCATCAGCCCAGCGTGGAAGAACGACGAGGTCGTGCACGCGCTCGCCACTGACTGCGCAGTCTTCGGCGTGCCCGACGCGGCCGACGGCGAGGCGGTGATCGCCGCGGTCCACGCGGGTGAGCCGGTCACCGAGGAAGAACTCGTCGACCTGGTCGGCAGCCGACTGGCCACCTACAAGAAACCGCGCCGGATCGTGTTCGTCCCGGAGATTCCCCGCCTGCCCTAG
- a CDS encoding Cmx/CmrA family chloramphenicol efflux MFS transporter has product MPLALYLLATAVFAMGTSEFMLAGLVPDIAAGLSVSVGAAGLLTSAFALGMVVGAPSMAVLVRRWPARASLLVFLLAFTATHVVGALTTSFGVLLATRVVAAVAYAGFLAVAISTASTLVAADRKGRALAVLLSGTTLATVAGVPGGAMLGTLLGFRATFWAIALLCLPAAFGILKGVRSHIELTTAGSPATPPLRTELAQLAMPPVVLVMLLGALVNAATFATFTFSAPIVTEVAGLAELWIPFVLMIFGVGAFSGVTAAGRLSDQRPGIVIAVCGPLLLLGWIATAILADRPAALLLLVFAQGALSFAVGSTLIARVLYEAAGAPTMAGSYATAALNIGAAAGPIVAAATLATGAGDLGPVWASSLLVALALVIALPLLRVVAPVAAE; this is encoded by the coding sequence ATGCCTCTCGCGCTCTACCTGCTTGCCACGGCGGTCTTCGCCATGGGTACTTCCGAATTCATGCTCGCCGGCCTGGTCCCGGACATCGCCGCAGGCCTCTCCGTGTCTGTCGGCGCGGCAGGCTTGCTCACCTCTGCTTTCGCCCTAGGCATGGTCGTCGGGGCGCCGTCGATGGCGGTGCTGGTGCGACGGTGGCCCGCACGAGCGAGTCTGTTGGTGTTCTTACTGGCCTTCACAGCAACGCATGTCGTCGGCGCTCTCACAACGAGTTTCGGCGTGCTGCTGGCGACCCGGGTCGTCGCTGCCGTGGCGTACGCGGGATTTCTCGCCGTGGCGATCAGTACGGCGTCCACCCTCGTCGCGGCCGATCGGAAAGGACGTGCCCTGGCGGTGCTGCTTTCGGGTACCACGCTGGCCACTGTCGCCGGAGTTCCCGGCGGAGCGATGCTCGGCACCCTGCTCGGCTTTCGAGCAACGTTCTGGGCGATCGCCCTGCTGTGCCTCCCCGCTGCGTTCGGCATCCTGAAGGGGGTCCGGTCGCACATCGAACTGACCACAGCAGGCTCTCCGGCAACCCCACCACTGCGCACGGAGCTCGCCCAGCTGGCGATGCCCCCAGTAGTCCTGGTCATGCTGCTCGGCGCCCTGGTGAACGCGGCCACCTTCGCGACGTTCACCTTCTCGGCGCCGATCGTGACCGAGGTCGCCGGCCTGGCAGAACTCTGGATTCCTTTCGTGCTGATGATCTTCGGTGTCGGGGCATTCAGCGGCGTCACGGCAGCAGGACGGCTTTCCGATCAGCGTCCCGGCATCGTCATCGCCGTTTGTGGGCCGTTGCTGTTGCTCGGCTGGATCGCGACGGCAATCCTGGCTGATCGACCGGCGGCGCTGCTGCTCCTGGTCTTCGCGCAGGGTGCGCTGTCGTTCGCGGTGGGCAGCACCCTGATCGCGCGGGTGCTCTACGAGGCGGCAGGCGCACCGACCATGGCCGGGTCGTATGCCACTGCCGCACTCAATATCGGCGCAGCCGCCGGACCGATCGTCGCGGCGGCGACTCTCGCTACCGGTGCCGGTGACCTCGGGCCGGTGTGGGCGAGCAGCCTCCTGGTCGCACTCGCACTGGTCATCGCACTGCCACTACTGCGAGTTGTCGCGCCCGTCGCGGCTGAGTGA